A region of Streptomyces sp. NBC_01267 DNA encodes the following proteins:
- a CDS encoding response regulator transcription factor, which produces MAIRVMLVDDQVLLRTGFRMVLAAQPDMEVVAEAGDGAEAIDILRTSAVDVVLMDVRMPRLDGVEATRQICAQPNAPKVLILTTFDLDEYAFSGLKAGASGFMLKDVPPAELLAAIRSVHSGDAVVAPSTTRRLLDRFSPMLPGRASGPQHKGVGRLTEREREVMLLVAQGMSNGEIAAHLVLSEATVKTHVGRILTKLELRDRVQVVVLAYETGLVRAGGSGAR; this is translated from the coding sequence ATGGCGATCCGGGTAATGCTCGTCGACGACCAGGTGCTTCTCCGCACCGGCTTCCGGATGGTGCTCGCCGCCCAGCCGGACATGGAGGTCGTCGCGGAGGCGGGCGACGGCGCCGAGGCCATCGACATCCTCAGGACGTCGGCGGTCGACGTGGTGCTGATGGATGTCCGGATGCCGAGGCTCGACGGTGTCGAGGCGACCCGGCAGATCTGTGCGCAGCCGAACGCGCCCAAGGTGCTGATCCTGACGACCTTCGACCTGGACGAGTACGCCTTCTCCGGTCTGAAGGCGGGCGCCAGCGGCTTCATGCTGAAGGACGTGCCCCCGGCGGAACTGCTCGCCGCGATCCGCTCGGTGCACAGCGGCGACGCGGTGGTGGCGCCGTCGACGACCAGGCGGCTGCTCGACCGCTTCTCACCGATGCTGCCGGGCCGGGCGTCCGGTCCCCAGCACAAGGGCGTCGGGCGGCTCACCGAGCGCGAGCGCGAGGTGATGCTGCTGGTCGCCCAGGGCATGTCGAACGGCGAGATCGCGGCGCACCTGGTGCTGTCCGAGGCCACGGTCAAGACGCACGTGGGCCGCATCCTCACCAAGCTGGAGCTCCGGGACCGGGTGCAGGTGGTGGTGCTCGCGTACGAGACGGGGCTGGTCAGGGCGGGCGGCTCGGGAGCGCGCTGA
- a CDS encoding NADH-quinone oxidoreductase subunit D: protein MTETTVGIGGAAETTDMVLNIGPQHPSTHGVLRLRLILDGERIQQAEPVIGYMHRGAEKLFEARDYRQIVMLANRHDWLSAFSNELGVVMAVERMLGMEVPERAVWIRTLLAELNRVLNHLMFLGSYPLELGGITPVFHAFREREVIQAVMEEVSGGRMHYMFNRVGGLKEDLPAGWLGRVREAVADVRSRMDVYDDLVLGNEIFRGRTRGVGVLSREAVHAYGVSGPIARGSGVDFDLRRDEPYLAYGDLQDTLRVVTRDEGDCLARFEVLLGQTHNALDLADACLDRMAGLAPGPVNQRLPKVLKAPEGQTYAWTENPLGINGYYLVSKGEKTPYRLKLRSASFNNIQALTELLPGTLVADMVAILGSLFFVVGDIDK from the coding sequence ATGACGGAGACGACGGTCGGCATCGGCGGTGCCGCGGAGACCACCGACATGGTGCTCAACATCGGCCCTCAGCACCCCTCCACTCACGGCGTGCTCCGCCTCCGCCTGATCCTGGACGGCGAACGCATCCAGCAGGCCGAGCCGGTCATCGGCTACATGCACCGCGGCGCGGAGAAACTCTTCGAGGCCCGCGACTACCGCCAGATCGTCATGCTCGCCAACCGCCACGACTGGCTCTCCGCCTTCTCGAACGAGCTGGGCGTCGTGATGGCCGTCGAGCGCATGCTCGGCATGGAGGTGCCGGAGCGGGCGGTCTGGATCCGTACGCTCCTCGCCGAGCTGAACCGGGTGCTCAACCACCTGATGTTCCTCGGCTCGTACCCGCTCGAACTGGGCGGGATCACCCCGGTGTTCCACGCCTTCCGCGAACGCGAAGTGATCCAGGCGGTGATGGAGGAGGTCTCCGGCGGCCGGATGCACTACATGTTCAACCGGGTCGGCGGCCTCAAGGAGGACCTTCCGGCGGGCTGGCTCGGCCGGGTGCGGGAGGCGGTGGCCGATGTCCGCTCGCGCATGGACGTGTACGACGACCTCGTCCTCGGCAACGAGATCTTCCGCGGCCGGACCCGCGGGGTGGGGGTCCTCTCCCGGGAGGCCGTGCACGCGTACGGCGTGAGCGGGCCCATCGCCCGCGGCTCGGGCGTCGACTTCGACCTGCGCCGCGACGAGCCGTACCTCGCGTACGGGGACCTTCAGGACACGCTGCGGGTCGTCACCCGGGACGAGGGCGACTGCCTCGCCCGTTTCGAGGTCCTGCTCGGCCAGACCCACAACGCGCTGGACCTGGCCGACGCGTGTCTGGACCGGATGGCCGGCCTGGCTCCCGGCCCGGTCAACCAGCGGCTGCCGAAGGTGCTCAAGGCCCCCGAGGGCCAGACGTACGCCTGGACCGAGAACCCGCTGGGCATCAACGGCTACTACCTGGTGTCCAAGGGCGAGAAGACGCCGTACCGCCTCAAGCTCCGCTCGGCGTCCTTCAACAACATCCAGGCGCTGACCGAGCTGCTGCCGGGCACCCTGGTCGCCGACATGGTGGCGATCCTGGGCTCGCTCTTCTTCGTCGTCGGCGACATCGACAAGTAG
- a CDS encoding sensor histidine kinase, with protein MQRLYAFIRRHPTWVDSFWAVVLLGICGVQYVLGNYPAHERAAAVPIAVGLCTAVALRRRAPEKMLVLTAVMGLAQLALDVQSSLADFAMLLLIYTVAAVGKRWASRFALVGALSAGTLAQLRWPEPTVHNWVQEVFFTVVLTVPFVLAWVLGDSMSTRRAYLAQLEERAARLEKEREAQSKVAVAGERARIARELHDVVAHNVSVMVVQADGAAYVMDASPDQAKQALETISSTGRQALAEMRRLLGVLRTGDAQESGEYVPQPDVEQIQELVDQVRTAGLTVDFQVEGTPRPLPSGVELTAYRIVQEALTNTRKHGGPDVGASVRLVYFDDGLGLLVEDDGRGAAHELYTDGGADGQGHGLIGMRERIGMVGGTLDAGPRPGGGFRISALLPLRPAH; from the coding sequence GTGCAGCGCCTCTACGCCTTCATCCGCAGACACCCGACCTGGGTCGACAGCTTCTGGGCCGTCGTCCTCCTCGGGATCTGCGGCGTGCAGTACGTGTTGGGCAACTACCCGGCCCATGAGCGAGCCGCGGCCGTCCCGATCGCCGTCGGGCTGTGCACCGCCGTCGCGCTGCGCCGTCGCGCGCCCGAGAAGATGCTGGTGCTGACCGCCGTGATGGGGCTCGCCCAGCTGGCCCTCGACGTCCAGTCGTCCCTGGCCGACTTCGCGATGCTGTTGCTGATCTACACGGTCGCCGCCGTCGGGAAGCGCTGGGCCTCGCGGTTCGCCCTGGTCGGCGCGTTGAGCGCGGGCACGCTCGCGCAGCTGCGCTGGCCCGAGCCGACGGTCCACAACTGGGTCCAGGAGGTCTTCTTCACGGTCGTGCTGACCGTGCCGTTCGTCCTGGCCTGGGTGCTCGGCGACTCGATGAGCACGCGCCGGGCCTACCTGGCGCAGCTGGAGGAACGGGCCGCCCGCCTGGAGAAGGAGCGCGAGGCGCAGTCGAAGGTGGCGGTGGCGGGTGAACGGGCCCGCATCGCCCGCGAACTGCACGATGTCGTCGCGCACAACGTCTCCGTCATGGTCGTCCAGGCGGACGGCGCCGCCTACGTCATGGACGCCTCGCCCGACCAGGCCAAGCAGGCCCTGGAGACCATTTCCTCCACCGGCCGCCAGGCGCTCGCCGAGATGCGCAGGCTGCTGGGGGTGCTGCGGACCGGGGACGCGCAGGAGAGCGGGGAGTACGTACCGCAGCCCGACGTGGAGCAGATCCAGGAGCTGGTCGACCAGGTCAGGACCGCGGGACTGACCGTGGACTTCCAGGTCGAGGGGACACCGCGTCCGCTGCCCAGTGGCGTGGAGCTCACGGCGTACCGCATTGTGCAGGAAGCACTCACCAATACGCGCAAGCACGGCGGGCCCGACGTGGGCGCCAGCGTTCGGCTCGTGTACTTCGACGACGGGCTCGGTCTGCTCGTCGAGGACGACGGCCGCGGCGCGGCGCACGAGCTGTACACGGACGGCGGCGCCGACGGGCAGGGACACGGTCTGATCGGGATGCGGGAGCGCATCGGGATGGTCGGAGGCACGCTGGACGCGGGCCCGCGCCCCGGCGGCGGCTTCCGGATCAGCGCGCTGCTCCCGCTCAGGCCCGCCCACTAG
- a CDS encoding DUF5937 family protein — MDIDITGLPPDGITFEPSPLAELGNALHVLSEPGHHPGLHGWATATSAALPADLADRLHEAEFLWRSTFSDIFMPFAGVRPAYRGRTDGGPTHGAHLGDRHTGSRPGATLAEDLDLLDLLPDDEFVTVAMEFTCSVTYNIGGPSPLSDSGVRARSLDLAAARGPRQLDFTRQLLNDPVTVRAWIRRLFEDCEQAFFGDTWRRIRFQLAADARHKTELLRHKGLAEAVTAVSAALSMDETGTRISADKLSEGRSVAMGSPAGDGLTFVPTSFGWPHLLVLHRPDWRPVVQYPVAAPELPSPASVELLKLRLEALAHPMRMRLCRDLARASHTTGELADTHGISAPEVSRHLALLKRAGLITTRRRGRYVLHQLDLTVVARLGSDFLEGVLR, encoded by the coding sequence GCCGGGGCACCACCCGGGACTGCACGGCTGGGCCACGGCGACGTCCGCCGCGCTCCCCGCGGACCTCGCCGACCGGCTGCACGAGGCGGAATTCCTGTGGCGCTCCACGTTCTCGGACATCTTCATGCCGTTCGCGGGGGTCCGGCCGGCGTACAGAGGGCGTACGGACGGCGGGCCCACGCACGGCGCGCACCTGGGTGACAGGCATACGGGCAGCAGGCCCGGAGCGACGCTGGCCGAGGACCTGGATCTGCTCGATCTGCTGCCGGACGACGAATTCGTCACCGTCGCGATGGAGTTCACCTGTTCCGTCACCTACAACATCGGTGGGCCCTCCCCGCTCTCGGACTCCGGAGTGCGGGCGCGTTCCCTGGACCTCGCGGCGGCGCGCGGCCCCAGACAGCTCGACTTCACCAGACAGCTGCTGAACGACCCGGTCACCGTCCGGGCGTGGATCCGGCGTCTCTTCGAGGACTGCGAGCAGGCGTTCTTCGGCGACACCTGGCGGCGCATACGGTTCCAGCTGGCCGCCGACGCCCGGCACAAGACCGAGCTGCTGCGGCACAAGGGCCTCGCCGAGGCCGTGACCGCGGTCTCCGCCGCCCTGTCGATGGACGAGACGGGTACCCGCATCAGCGCCGACAAGCTCTCGGAGGGCCGGTCGGTGGCCATGGGCTCGCCCGCCGGGGACGGACTCACCTTCGTACCGACGAGTTTCGGCTGGCCCCACCTGCTGGTGCTGCACCGCCCGGACTGGCGCCCGGTGGTCCAGTACCCGGTCGCGGCGCCCGAGCTGCCCTCCCCCGCCTCCGTGGAGCTGCTGAAGCTGCGGCTCGAAGCGCTGGCCCACCCGATGCGGATGCGACTGTGCAGAGATCTGGCCCGCGCCTCGCACACCACGGGCGAACTGGCCGACACGCACGGCATATCCGCGCCCGAGGTCTCCCGTCATCTGGCGCTGCTGAAGCGGGCCGGGCTGATCACCACCAGGCGCCGCGGACGGTACGTACTGCACCAGCTGGACCTCACCGTGGTGGCCCGGCTCGGCAGCGACTTCCTGGAGGGGGTACTCCGCTAG
- a CDS encoding SAM-dependent methyltransferase, whose translation MTDEWRGWREAAETALYGADGFYLRPEGPAGHFRTSVHASPLFASAVARLLTGLGLREPALVDMGAGRGELLSGVLAALPDGFPVRAYAVERAARPPGLDERVVWTAEPPAGVCGLLFANEWLDNVPVDVAEADADGTPRYVLVRTSDGAERLGDPVAGADAEWLDRWWPLTEPGLRAEIGRPRDEAWAAAAGTLDGGLAVAVDYSHTRGSRPPFGTLTGFRAGREARPVPDGSCDITAHVALDACAAACGGGDLLTQREALHRLGVTGARPPLTLASTDPTAYVRALAAAGEAAELTDRGGLGVFGWLMTPAGPGPQPEPSQGRVGKPPSARGYWPA comes from the coding sequence GTGACTGATGAGTGGCGTGGGTGGCGTGAGGCGGCCGAGACCGCGCTGTACGGGGCGGACGGGTTCTATCTGCGGCCGGAGGGGCCCGCCGGCCACTTCCGCACCTCGGTGCACGCCTCCCCGCTGTTCGCCTCGGCGGTCGCCCGGCTGCTGACCGGTCTCGGCCTCCGCGAACCGGCCCTGGTCGACATGGGCGCGGGCCGCGGCGAACTGTTGTCGGGGGTGCTGGCCGCGCTGCCCGACGGTTTCCCGGTACGGGCGTACGCCGTCGAGCGGGCCGCCCGTCCGCCCGGCCTCGACGAGCGGGTCGTGTGGACCGCGGAGCCGCCGGCCGGGGTGTGCGGGCTGCTCTTCGCGAACGAGTGGCTGGACAACGTACCGGTCGATGTGGCGGAGGCGGACGCGGACGGGACGCCGCGCTACGTCCTGGTACGGACGTCGGACGGCGCGGAGCGGCTCGGGGATCCGGTAGCCGGGGCGGACGCGGAGTGGCTGGACCGCTGGTGGCCGCTGACCGAGCCGGGCCTGCGGGCCGAGATCGGCCGCCCGCGCGACGAGGCGTGGGCGGCTGCGGCCGGCACGCTCGACGGCGGTCTGGCGGTCGCCGTCGACTACTCCCACACGCGCGGGTCCCGGCCGCCCTTCGGCACGCTCACCGGTTTCCGCGCGGGCCGGGAGGCACGGCCGGTCCCGGACGGAAGCTGCGACATCACCGCGCACGTGGCCCTGGACGCGTGCGCGGCAGCCTGCGGCGGCGGAGACCTGCTCACCCAGCGGGAGGCACTGCACCGCCTGGGCGTGACCGGCGCACGCCCCCCGCTGACGCTGGCCTCCACGGATCCCACGGCGTACGTACGGGCGCTGGCGGCGGCGGGAGAGGCCGCGGAGCTGACGGACCGGGGCGGGCTGGGGGTGTTCGGCTGGCTGATGACGCCGGCAGGACCGGGCCCGCAGCCGGAGCCGAGCCAGGGGCGGGTGGGGAAACCACCGTCCGCACGGGGATACTGGCCCGCATGA